CTTCATTGGGCCGGGGAATGGGAACTGACGCGGCAGACTTACGGAGATCTCGGCGCAGCCGGTATTGTAGCGATTGCCCTGATTTACTGTATTCTGGCGGCGTGGTTCGGATCCTACGGGGTTCCCCTTCTTATCATGATGCCGATTCCTCTGGTGTTAATCGGCGTGATCCCTGCGCACTGGTTGTGGGGACAGAATTTAACAGGTATCGGAATTATGGGCGTCATTACCCTGGCAGGAATCGTGACCCGGAACTCGGTGCTGCTGGTGGATTTTATCAGACAAAACCGGAAAAGCGGTGTGTCGCTGGAAAACGCGGTTATTAATGCAGGCGCCCTCAGAACCCGGCCTATTGTTTTAACTGCATCCACGGTTATGCTGGGCAGCGGAGTTCTCATCTTTGAACCCGCTTTGGAGCCCTTGGGCCTGACGCTGGCCAGCGGGGTGCTTGTTGCTACCTTGCTTACCCTTTTGCTGATTCCGGTATTGTACTATCATTGTTACAGTAACAAAAGCAGCCGAAATCCGTAATCAGATTGCAGCTGTTTTCATGTCCAAAACGCACCCTGGAAATAGAAAAGCCGTAACCCATTAGGATTACGGCTAATTTCTTTCGGTGGTGCCGAAGGGGAGACTCGAACTCCCACTGGAATGCTCCAACTAGACCCTGAACCTAGCGCGTCTACCAATTCCGCCACTTCGGCACATCCATGATTGAACCCGGCCTCTTCTGCAAAATCGAGTCATGCAAAGCCGAAAAAACAATCATTGATCAAAAATGAAATTTCTTATATATACCGGAAAAACCCTGTTGTCAAGACGATTCTTTTTGCGGTTGAATAAAATTACCTGGTTTGAAGCGGGATCTGTGCCAATATGAAAACCCTATACAGTCTGGATGAAATCCAACGTCCCTTTCCCAATGCAGTTGTGGCCATCGGCAATTTTGACGGTGTACACCTCGGTCATCAGGCCATTTTCCAGCGTGTGCGGCAAAAGGCACGGGAAATTAACGGTACCTCCGTGGCCATGACCTTTGACCCCCATCCGGTCAAGGTGCTTGGCAATAACGGCTCACCACCCCTGATCACCCTGCTGGAGCAAAAAATTGAACTCATCGAAGCCCTTGGCGTGGATGTGTTTTTATGCGTTCCTTTTGACCAGTCATTTGCTGCGGTCAGTGCCCATGCATTTCTTAAAAATATCCTGATTGACAAGATCGGTATGAAAGCCCTTGTCATCGGAAAGGATTATACTTTCGGAAAAAACCGCAAGGGAAACGTGGCTTTTTTACGGCAGCATGCAGACGAGTATGGATTTGAGGTCATCGTTCCCGACTGGGTGCCGGTTTCGGCAGGTGGCCATGAACGGGTCAGCAGCACCCGGGTCCGACGGATCATCGAGGCCGGCCGTGTGGCGGATGCCAAAGCGCTTCTTGGCCGGTATTATCAGATCCGGGGACAGGTGGTCACCGGCCGGAACCGGGGCGGCCCGCTGCTGGGCATTCCCACCGCCAATATCAAGCTCGCAGATGAGCTCTGTCCCAAAACAGGCGTGTATGCAGTGATGGTCCAAACTCCCGAAGGTCGATTCAAAGGCGTGGCCAACATCGGCTACAGCCCGACCTTTGACGATCACCTGTTTACCGTGGAGGTCCATTTGCTGGATTTCAACAAGGATCTGTACGGAACAAAAATCCGCGTGGATTTCATCCAGCGGATCCGCGGGGAGAAAAAATTCAACAATTTTGATGAACTCAAGGCTCAGATCCGCAAGGATATCGAAGATGCCGCACAACTTCTGCCGGATGCGGCGTAACAATATGATATAAGGATTTTTCCGGATGTCTGTTTTAGATATTTTGACCTACCCTGACCCTTTTCTCAAGCATCCGGCCAGGCCGGTGGAAGAAATTGATGAAAGGATTCAGCAGATCATCGAGGATATGGCCGAAACCATGTACCAGGCTCCGGGTGTGGGGCTTGCCGCCACCCAGGCGGGAATTGACCAGAGCATTATCGTGTTTGACCCTGAGGCCGACAGCAGCAGCCGTAATTTTCAGGTGCTGATCAACCCTGGCATAACGGATGCCCGGGGCAAGGTGATATCCGAAAACGAGGGATGCCTGAGCGTTCCGGATTTTCGAAGCGATGTGCCCAGATTCGATCATGTTGTTGTCCAGGGCCTGGACCGTCATGGAAACGCCCTGGAAATCGATACCGATGGATTTCTGTCCACCGTTTTGCAGCATGAAATCGACCATTTAAACGGCATTTTGTTCATTGACCGCATCAGCGCCCTAAAGCGGCAGATTTACAAACGAAAACGCCTGAAGGAACTCAAAACCGCCTGATGTCAAAATTTACGACCATATTCATGGGCACCCCGGATTTTGCCGTGCCCGCCTTAAAAGCCCTTTACAATGCCGGCCATCCGGTAAGTCTTGTGGTGACCCAGCCGGACCGGCCCAAAGGCAGAGGCCGGCAGATCTCGCTGCCGCCGGTAAAAGCTGCTGCAAAACAACTCGGGCTTCCGGTTTTTCAGCCGGAATCAGTGAAAACACAGGACTTTTATGAAGCCATGACGGATTTGAAGCCCGACATTTTCGTGGTGGTGGCATTCGGGCATATTCTGCCCAGGCGGGTTATGGAGATCGCTCCCATGGGCGCAGTTAATCTGCATGCGTCCCTGCTGCCTGCATACCGGGGCCCGGCGCCTATTCAGCGGGCGATTATAAACGGCGAGTCTGAAACCGGGGTCACCAGCATGCTTATGGACGCGGGTCTGGACACCGGCGAGATCCTGGAAACGGAAAAAACCGTGATCCATCCCGCAGATACCGCAGGCACCCTGCATGACCGTCTGGCGCAATTGTCTGCCAACGTGCTCACAAAAACCCTGGCCGGTTTTGCCGCAGGCACCATTCGGCCCGTGGCCCAGGATCATGCCCGGGCCACCTATGCACCCATGCTGAAAAAATCCGACGGCCGCATTGACTGGAGTCGTTCTGCAGTTTTTCTGGAGCGTTTCATCCGGGGCATGTGTCCCTGGCCCGGGGCGCATACCTATTGGGGCAGCAAACGGATCAACATTTTTGCCGCCCGGGTATGCCCCATGGCCGAACTTCGCCCCCCGGGCACCGTGCTGGCCTCGTTTTCCAATGAATTGCGTGTGGCAACCGGAAAAGAAGCCCTGTCCATAGAAGAATTGCAGGTCGCCTCCGGAAAACGCATGCATATCCGCGACTTTTTAAAGGGCGCGGATATATCGCCGGCAACGGTGCTGGAATGATTTCAGGCGATGCCCGGGAGCTTGCTTTCCGGATTTTAAGCGAACTGGAAACCCGGCGCACCACCCTGGACCGGCTCATTGACGAGGAGTTTGAAAAAATTGCGCCGGGGATGGACCGGCGGGACCGCGCCCTTGCCTTTGCCCTTGTTTACGGGGTGCTTCGCTGGCGGGCAAAGCTGGACTGGCACATTGAAGGGTTGGCAAACCGGCCGTTAAACAAAATCCGTCCGGACATGCGCAATATTTTGCGCATGGGTCTTTTTCAGATGCTGTTTATGTCCCGGATCCCGGATTCAGCGGCGGTCAACACGGCCGTGAACCTGGCCAAAAAATACGGATCGCCGAAACTGGCCGGCTTTGTCAATGCCTTGCTCCGAAATGCCGCTCGACAGAAAACCGCTTTTGCAGATCCGGATCCGGCCCGCGATCCGGTGCCGGCATTGGCCGTAAGCCAGTCTTTTCCCGAGTGGATCGTGCGCAGGTGGAACAACCGGTTGGGCCTGGATGAAACCCGGCTTTTGTGTCGGTATAACAACCAGATCCCGCCGCTGACCCTGCGGGCCAACACCTTGCGGATCAGCCGGGAAGCCTTGACGGAAAAAATGGTTTTTGCGGACGCCGCGGAAACAATTTGTGGAACAAAATACGCACCGGACGGCATTTGCCTCTGGGGTCCGCATGTGCCGGTCAGTGAATTGCCCGGCTTTGCAGAAGGATACTTCCAGGTTCAGGATGAAGCCCCACAGCTTGCAGCCCATGTGCTGGACTGCCGGCCGGGACAGGACGTTCTGGACGCCTGCGCCGGACTCGGTGGGAAAACCGGCCATATTGCTCAGTTAATGGAAAACCGCGGCCGGATTCTGGGCATGGATTCGGATATGGGAAAACTCCGGGAGCTCTCCCTGGAAATGAATCGGCTGGGAGCGGATAATGTGGAAACATGCCCCCATGATCTCCGGCAGCCACTGGATCCGGAGAAATTGGGAACATTTGATCGGATATTGGTCGACGCCCCCTGTTCCGGGCTTGGGGTAATCCGCAGGAATCCGGATATAAAGTGGACGGCCCGGCAGGCGGACTTTCAGGGCCATGCCCGAAAGCAGCTTCAGCTTCTGAGCCATGCCGCCGCCCTATTGAAGCCTTCAGGTGGAGTGATGGTATACGCGGTCTGCAGCATGGAGCCGGAAGAAACGAACGGGGTGGTTTCCGCATTTTTGGAAAAAACAGCCAGGTTTGAACTTCAGGACATGGGTTTGCTTTTTCCCGGATTGGCGGATTTGGCAGATGACCGCGGGTGTCTCACCCTGCTGCCCCATCGGCATGCAACAGACGGGTTTTTTATTGCAAGGCTAAGGGTTTGCCCATGATCCGGTGGATTTTCAAATACCTGGTATTGATTTTTGTTTTTTGCGCCGTGGCCGGTTTGAGCACCTATTTCACCCTTTCTTTTTTCATCCAAAGCGAAGATACGGTACTGGTGCCGGATTTGACCGGCAAAAATGCAGTTGCTGCGCTGGAAACCCTTTCCGCCCTGGAATTAAACACCCGGGTGGGGGCAAAGCAATACAGCACGGAAGTGCCCGAATATCACGTAATCGCCCAGAAGCCCGCCCCGGGCCGGAGCATCAAGGTCAACCGCGAAGTGTCCCTGGTAATCTCCAGGGGGCCTTCCACCGTGACCGTGCCGGATGTAAAAAACCAGGAACTGGACCAGGCCCGGATGACCCTGGAGCAAAAAGGCCTGACGGCCGGGACGGTGACCCGTGTTTATGATGCAAATACTCCGCGCCGCCGGATTATGGCTCAGCATCCGGCTCCGAAAGATGGCGTGCAGCGCAGCAGTCCAGTGAACCTGCTGGTTAGCGCCGGTCCACGGCCGAAGGCGTACATGATGCCGGACCTGCGCGATAAATTTCTGGATGAGGCCATGCTTTCCATTGAAAGCCATCAAATCAGCCTTGAAGAACTCAAATCTGTCCATGACCCGTCAAAACCTGAAAACACGGTCACGGGCCAGGCACCGCCGCCCGGATACCGGGTTGAAGCCGGCGCTCCGGTTCGCCTGATCATCAACCGCCGGCCCGGAAGCCGGCAAGCCGGCCGGGATGAAAAAAAGCCGCTTTTCTCCCATCGACTGGCACCGGGTTTTTTAAAGCAGCGGGTGAGATTGGAGATGAGCGGGTTTGGCGCCCATATGGTATTGTATGAAGGCCTTATGGATCCAGGCGCCGTGATCTGGGCCATTGTTCCGGAGCATACAGAAGCTGCGGTTTTTCTGTATGTAAACGGCCAACTTGTTGAGTCAAAGATCTACAACTGATAAAGCCTGTAAAAAGACTTTTTTACAGGCAGTGTTAAGTTTTAAGTGACAAAAACCCCATGGAGAATGACAGATGAACGCGATCATTGCCCCCTCGATTCTTTCTGCTGATTTTGCCAGGCTCGGACAGGAAATCACGGCCGTGGAACAGGCCGGTGCCGACTGGATCCACGTGGATGTCATGGACGGCCACTTTGTTCCAAACATCACCCTGGGCCCCATGGTGGTGGAAGCCGCCCGGAAAACAACCGCCCTGCCCCTTGATGTGCACCTGATGATTGACAATCCGGATGAATTTATCGGCGAGTTTGCCAAAGCCGGTGCAGACCTGATATCCGTGCATGCTGAAACCTGCCCGCACCTGCACCGCACTGTGGAGTTAATCGAAAGCTCCGGATGCCGTCCCGGCGTGGTGCTCAACCCGGCTACACCTTTGAGCTGTCTGGACTGGATTCTTGAGCGGCTTCATTTTGTGCTTTTAATGAGCGTAAATCCCGGCTTTGGGGGCCAGTCCTTTATAGACGCTTCGCTGGACAAAATCCTGGCGCTCAGACAGATCATTGTCCGCCATGGGCTTTCCACCCTGATCCAGGTCGACGGCGGGGTCAATGCCCAGACCATCGGAAAAATTGCAGCAGCCGGCACGGACGTGTTTGTTGCCGGGTCTGCCATTTTTAAAAGTCCGGATTACAGCCAAACCATTTCCGGCATGAAAGCCGCTGCCGCAGAAGCTGCAGCCCCCCGGTTTCAAGAGGTCGGAAAAGACTGAAAAACCCGAAGCAAAAGGAATCAGGCCAGATGGAAACCAAACAGATCCTGGTGATTCACGGCCCCAACTTAAATATGCTCGGCAGCCGGGAGCCGCAAACCTACGGCACGCAAAGCCTTGCCGATATTGATGCCGCCCTGGTCCAGGCCGCCCGGGCGCACAACGCAGGACTGCAAACCCTCCAGTCCAATCACGAGGGCCAGATTGTGGATGCCATCCAGCAGGCCCGGGGCGCGTTTGACGCCCTGATCATCAACCCGGCCGGCTACACGCACACCAGCGTGGCCATCCGGGATGCCATTGCCATGCTGGAAATTCCGGTCATTGAAATTCATCTGTCCAACATATACAAGCGCGAGCCTTTCAGGCACAGATCCATGATCACGGACGTGGCCACAGGCCAGATCTGCGGATTTGGCCACCACGGATATCTGCTGGCCCTGCAGGCAGCGCTTCAGATGATAAAGGCATAACAGGACGTTACGGGCCCGGCCGGAAACCGGGCCCGCTGTCGGGTTTTATCCGCCCAGGTATTCCAGTGCGATATTGAGCATGCGGCGGATGGGTTCGGCAGCCCCCCAAAGGAGCTGGTCGCCAGCGGTAAAAAAGCTCAGATATTCCGGGCCCATGTTCATTTTCCGGATGCGGCCCACCGGCACACTCAGGGTGCCGGACACGGCAGCAGGCGTCAGCCGTGCAAGGGTGTCTTGCTTGGTGTTGGGCACGGTTTCCACCCAATCATTGGCAGCGCCGATCATGCCGGCGATTTCATCAACAGGCACATCCCGGGTGAGCTTTACGGCAATGGCCTGGCTGTGGCTGCGCATGGCGCCGATGCGGACGCAGATGCCGTCTATGGGAATCGGGGAATCGGTCTGCAGAATCTTGTTGGTTTCGGCAAACCCTTTCCATTCCTCCTTGGTCTGGCCGGATTCCATGGCACTGTCAATCCAGGGAATCAGGCTGCCGGCAAGGGGGACCCCGAAGTGCTCAACAGGAAAATCTTCGCCCGACATGGCGTCAAGCACCCGCCGGTCGATGTCCAGGATGGCTGAGGCCGGATCGGCCATCAGGTCTTGAGCGCTTTGGCCGATGATTTTCATCTGGGAAACCAGTTCCCGCATGTTCTTGGCCCCTGACCCGGAGGCCGCCTGGTAGGTCATGGAAGTCATCCACTCCACCAGATTGTTTTCAAACAGGGCGCCTGCGGCCATGAGCATGAGGCTGACGGTGCAGTTGCCGCCGATAAAGTTTTTCACCCCGTCGGCCAGGGCCTGGTCAATGATTTTTCTGTTGACCGGATCGAGCACGATAATGCTGTCATCGGCCATGCGAAGAGCGGATGCCGCATCAATCCAGTAGCCGTTCCAACCCTTGCTTCGCAGTTCCGGGTAAACTTTCTGGGTATAACCGCTGCCCTGACAGGTGACAATAATGTCCATACCGGCCAGCAGGTCGGTGTCATGCGCGTCTGCCAGGGGCGAAACGGGTTTTCCGATATCCGGGCCGGCCTGGCCTGCCTGGGAGGTGGAGGCAAAAAGCGGTTCAAAGCCCTCAAATCCATTTTCCGCCCGCATGCGGTCCATGAGCACAGAGCCCACCATGCCCCGCCATCCGATAAAAGCAACCTTTAACATATGCATTCTCCTTTAAACATAGGGTATCTGAAAAGATAACCGTATTTACTTATAAGCCGTTGACGTGCTTTGTCAACCGTGAATCTGCCGATGATTTAAACCCTCAGTAAAAAATTGAATACTCAGCGGTTTGATGGTAAATTCAACACTACAGGCAAACTTCTGTCATGACACGAAAGATTTGCGAAAACAGCCATGCCCATTTTTGAATACAGCGCCTTAAATGCCAAAGGCAAAAGCGTCTCTGACATTATTGATGCTGAGAGCGTGTCCGCGGCCAGGCAGAAGCTGCGGGCCGCCAGCATCTATCCGGTTTCCATCCGGGAGGTGCATGACAGCCAATCCCGCCAGACCGGTTTTCTGGAAAAATTGCTGCCCGCTTTCGGCTCCCGGGTCCGGCCCGGAGAACTGGCCATCATGACCCGGCAACTGGCCACCCTTTTGCAGGCCGGTTTTCCCCTGGTCTCGGCCATCTACACACTGATTCCCCAAACCCGTTCCAGGGTTTTAAAGCGGATGCTGTCTCAAATTAAAGACGCCATAGAAGAGGGATCCGGCTTTGCCGAGGCCCTGTCTGAATATCCTGAGACGTTTTCCCCCATCTATATCAACATGGTCCGCTCCGGTGAGTCCTCAGGCACCCTGGAACTAGTCTTAAACCGGTTGGCGGATATCACCGAGCGCCAGCAGGCGCTTTCCAACCGGGTCCGGTCGGCCATGGCCTACCCTGTTTTGATGTTGATTGTCGGGATCCTGA
The Desulfosalsimonas propionicica DNA segment above includes these coding regions:
- a CDS encoding bifunctional riboflavin kinase/FAD synthetase, with amino-acid sequence MKTLYSLDEIQRPFPNAVVAIGNFDGVHLGHQAIFQRVRQKAREINGTSVAMTFDPHPVKVLGNNGSPPLITLLEQKIELIEALGVDVFLCVPFDQSFAAVSAHAFLKNILIDKIGMKALVIGKDYTFGKNRKGNVAFLRQHADEYGFEVIVPDWVPVSAGGHERVSSTRVRRIIEAGRVADAKALLGRYYQIRGQVVTGRNRGGPLLGIPTANIKLADELCPKTGVYAVMVQTPEGRFKGVANIGYSPTFDDHLFTVEVHLLDFNKDLYGTKIRVDFIQRIRGEKKFNNFDELKAQIRKDIEDAAQLLPDAA
- a CDS encoding PASTA domain-containing protein, translating into MIRWIFKYLVLIFVFCAVAGLSTYFTLSFFIQSEDTVLVPDLTGKNAVAALETLSALELNTRVGAKQYSTEVPEYHVIAQKPAPGRSIKVNREVSLVISRGPSTVTVPDVKNQELDQARMTLEQKGLTAGTVTRVYDANTPRRRIMAQHPAPKDGVQRSSPVNLLVSAGPRPKAYMMPDLRDKFLDEAMLSIESHQISLEELKSVHDPSKPENTVTGQAPPPGYRVEAGAPVRLIINRRPGSRQAGRDEKKPLFSHRLAPGFLKQRVRLEMSGFGAHMVLYEGLMDPGAVIWAIVPEHTEAAVFLYVNGQLVESKIYN
- the rsmB gene encoding 16S rRNA (cytosine(967)-C(5))-methyltransferase RsmB, yielding MISGDARELAFRILSELETRRTTLDRLIDEEFEKIAPGMDRRDRALAFALVYGVLRWRAKLDWHIEGLANRPLNKIRPDMRNILRMGLFQMLFMSRIPDSAAVNTAVNLAKKYGSPKLAGFVNALLRNAARQKTAFADPDPARDPVPALAVSQSFPEWIVRRWNNRLGLDETRLLCRYNNQIPPLTLRANTLRISREALTEKMVFADAAETICGTKYAPDGICLWGPHVPVSELPGFAEGYFQVQDEAPQLAAHVLDCRPGQDVLDACAGLGGKTGHIAQLMENRGRILGMDSDMGKLRELSLEMNRLGADNVETCPHDLRQPLDPEKLGTFDRILVDAPCSGLGVIRRNPDIKWTARQADFQGHARKQLQLLSHAAALLKPSGGVMVYAVCSMEPEETNGVVSAFLEKTARFELQDMGLLFPGLADLADDRGCLTLLPHRHATDGFFIARLRVCP
- the asd gene encoding aspartate-semialdehyde dehydrogenase, with translation MLKVAFIGWRGMVGSVLMDRMRAENGFEGFEPLFASTSQAGQAGPDIGKPVSPLADAHDTDLLAGMDIIVTCQGSGYTQKVYPELRSKGWNGYWIDAASALRMADDSIIVLDPVNRKIIDQALADGVKNFIGGNCTVSLMLMAAGALFENNLVEWMTSMTYQAASGSGAKNMRELVSQMKIIGQSAQDLMADPASAILDIDRRVLDAMSGEDFPVEHFGVPLAGSLIPWIDSAMESGQTKEEWKGFAETNKILQTDSPIPIDGICVRIGAMRSHSQAIAVKLTRDVPVDEIAGMIGAANDWVETVPNTKQDTLARLTPAAVSGTLSVPVGRIRKMNMGPEYLSFFTAGDQLLWGAAEPIRRMLNIALEYLGG
- the fmt gene encoding methionyl-tRNA formyltransferase; this encodes MSKFTTIFMGTPDFAVPALKALYNAGHPVSLVVTQPDRPKGRGRQISLPPVKAAAKQLGLPVFQPESVKTQDFYEAMTDLKPDIFVVVAFGHILPRRVMEIAPMGAVNLHASLLPAYRGPAPIQRAIINGESETGVTSMLMDAGLDTGEILETEKTVIHPADTAGTLHDRLAQLSANVLTKTLAGFAAGTIRPVAQDHARATYAPMLKKSDGRIDWSRSAVFLERFIRGMCPWPGAHTYWGSKRINIFAARVCPMAELRPPGTVLASFSNELRVATGKEALSIEELQVASGKRMHIRDFLKGADISPATVLE
- the aroQ gene encoding type II 3-dehydroquinate dehydratase; the protein is METKQILVIHGPNLNMLGSREPQTYGTQSLADIDAALVQAARAHNAGLQTLQSNHEGQIVDAIQQARGAFDALIINPAGYTHTSVAIRDAIAMLEIPVIEIHLSNIYKREPFRHRSMITDVATGQICGFGHHGYLLALQAALQMIKA
- the rpe gene encoding ribulose-phosphate 3-epimerase, which encodes MNAIIAPSILSADFARLGQEITAVEQAGADWIHVDVMDGHFVPNITLGPMVVEAARKTTALPLDVHLMIDNPDEFIGEFAKAGADLISVHAETCPHLHRTVELIESSGCRPGVVLNPATPLSCLDWILERLHFVLLMSVNPGFGGQSFIDASLDKILALRQIIVRHGLSTLIQVDGGVNAQTIGKIAAAGTDVFVAGSAIFKSPDYSQTISGMKAAAAEAAAPRFQEVGKD
- the def gene encoding peptide deformylase, with product MSVLDILTYPDPFLKHPARPVEEIDERIQQIIEDMAETMYQAPGVGLAATQAGIDQSIIVFDPEADSSSRNFQVLINPGITDARGKVISENEGCLSVPDFRSDVPRFDHVVVQGLDRHGNALEIDTDGFLSTVLQHEIDHLNGILFIDRISALKRQIYKRKRLKELKTA